CTAAAACGAACACAGGTATCTTGTTTAAAGATAAATTTGTTAGGCCAACAAGCTACTAGGTCTAAATCGTGTATAGGAGAAACGATAAATCCCCCGAGAGCTAGCACTGTAATTTCTGATAACTTAAGCGGTAACGGCTTTTTTAACTTTTTCTTTGTAACTGCGGCTAACTTTCAATTCTTTACCGTTTGACATCACTAAATAGTATTCGCCGTTAAGCTGGCTACAAAACTTATTGATGTAAGTTTTGTTTACGATTGTTGAACGATGACTTCTAAGGAAACGCCTAGGATCTAGTACTTCTTCTAATTGTTTCATGGTTTTTCGTAAAATATGTGTACTATCATGCGTGTGTACACACATGTAATCGCCAGCAGCATCTATCCATAAGATATCTTTTACCGGTACCCTACTGACTTCACCAGCGTCTTTTATCGCTAAAACATCGGAATAACTGGAGATACTAACGGGTTCATTGTTTTCTAATTCTTGAAGAATTTTTTCACAATCGTTACCGGTAACGTCACTAACAAGTCTCACCAGTTTAGATTTATGTTTCGCGTTGACTTCACTACTTATGTTCTGACGTATTTTATCTAAGGTTTGTGCGAGTCGTTGTTCATCAGCAGGCTTAAGCAAATAGTCTTGTGCATGTACCTCGAAAGCTTGCATCGCATATTGATCATAAGCGGTAACAAAAACTACCATGGGCAAATGTAAGCCCTGTTCAATGATAGCTTCAACCACTTCAAATCCATTTAGCCCTGGCATTTGAATGTCGAGAAATATCAAGTCAGGCTGATAAGCTCTAACGGCTTCTAATGCAGCTCTTCCGTTAGTACATTGAGCGATAATTTCTATATCTTGGTGTTCTTGTAAACGCACCGCTAACCCTTTTCTGGCTAGAGGTTCGTCATCAACAATAATAGTGGTGAGCTGCTTGCTCATATTCGACCGCCAACTTCATAGGGAATTCTTATGCTTATTTTAACACCAGTTGGTACATTGTTGGCAACAACTAAAGAAAAATCATTCTGATACAAAGCTTGTAAGCGTTCGCGGGTATTAACTAAACCAACACCTTTTTCGCGAAACAAGTTACCATTTTGAATGTCAGCGCCTGGACCATTATCAGCCAATTCTATCAGTAAATCGTTACCGAATCGGTGCACTGAAACGTGAATGGTGCCCCTTCTTCTTGCACCGCTACAGCATGCTTAATTGCATTCTCGGCTAATGGTTGCAATATCATGCTAGGAACTAAAGCTAAGTTACAATCGCCAGCAACTTCACAAATTACTTGTAAGCGTTCTTCAAAGCGTACTTTTTCAATATCTAAATAAAGCCTGAGTGCTTGTAATTCACTGTCGAGTGTTACCCGCTTCATTGGATCTTTATCAAGAGAATAGCGCAAAAACTCACTTAACTTGGTCACCATGCCATTCGCAGTTTTATTTTCTTCTACCAAAATGAGAGTAGAGATGGCATTCAAGGTGTTGAATAAAAAATGCGGATTTAACTGATAACGTAACATTTTAAGTTGTGCTTGATGAGCAACATTATTGGCACGTAAAACGTTTTGCTTTTCTTTTTGCAACATTTGGTAATACTTAGTACCAAAATATAAGCCGCTCCAACTTAAAATAATAAAGAAGGATAACAGGCTATTTTTGGTGTAATAAAGCCAAAAATCTGGGCGGTAACCATGCTTGTATATTTCCCAGTAATTAATGTTTTTAACCACTTGCCATAATACCCCAGTGCAATAAGAGGTGAGTATCACCACGAAGGCTATTTTTAGCGGGGTAAAATTCCAGATACGACGATAAATATACCTAAGCGGCGCGGTAAATAACCAACCGGCGTAAGCATTTAATAAAATGATAACAAGAAAAATATCGCGTAGATCGTGCAGCAACGAACCTAAGTAATGTACTAAGGCAAAACCACACCAGCCAGCTGTATGTACCAACCAAAATAAGCGATTTCTATTTTCTACAAACTCTTTCCAATTCACACAAAACACCCATTAGTGAAGTTAGCGTAATTATGCGCTATGCAAAGCACTCTCGCACTACCACTAGTCTTAAGATTAGTACGCCTTATCTCATTTCATCTAAAATATTGTTTACCTGAGGGTGGCACATCGGTAATAGCATTATTTGTTTTTTAGCTAAAATTTTGTATTTTACCTGACTAGTGTCCTTATATTTAGATAAGTACCATAAGCAATTGATTAGGATAGATAAATCATAGTAACGCGTAACTAGAAATATAGAGGGTATAGGCATGCATTGCTTATTGACTAGTGAATTGTCGACAATATCAGCTATATTATTGGTTGCTAAGTGAGCCTGATTTATAGATATGTATTGATCATTGATTAAGGCTATTTTAGCGCGTTCAATCTCGTTAACTGCCATTAACATGGCTAGGTCAAAATCTACAGGTGCGATACATGCGCATTCAAAATCTATTAACTTATGCACAGCAACTGAGTTTAGTTGTGGATATTTTAATTGCATAGCATTGCTAAAGTTGGCATCACCATGACAAAGTACTTGTTCAATACTTCCTAACGTTATATTCACATTTGTTAAGTTTTGTTGTAACACCTTTGATAACGACATTAAGTTATTTAGTAAGACGTCATTACACGTTATATTTTCAAATAATTCGCTTATGGTATTAGAAATATCTAAGGTGGGTATTTGAATTTTTGTTGTTTTTTGATCAACACTTTCTAGATTAAGCTGATTTGTTGTTTGCAGATTATCTAACGGTTCAAGTGCATTGTATTGCAAAGCGTAATCAATACGATGACACCGTGACAGCAGGGTTAACATAGTGGCTATTTTAGCGACTTCACTCTGTATAACCGTATCAAGCCCCTCTCCTACTATAAACTCGGTAATTAACCAGTTATTACCTACATACACTACATGAGGAGAAATATTATGGTTAGCCGCGATTTGGCTTGCTAAAGCTTCAGTACTGTTTGGACTTACATACTTGGCGAAATAAAAATTATTTTTATATTCAACACGAAAGCATGGCTGACTAAGACCTGTATTTATCTCATTTATGTCAGTTACCTTAAGTTTTTTAAAACAAGGCAACTGACAAAGCATTTGACTTAACGTTTGCTGTTGCATGGTTACCCGCTTAAATTCAAAGTATTATCTTGCAGATTAGGCGCAATATAACTTTTAATTCGCAAGCTAAATGAAATATTAAATATTACCATCATCATAATTTATTCGGTAACAGAGCTATTGATACACATGTCATTATGTTGTTGACGAAATTGTAATCTGAATTGTTTGCGCCATTGCCAATAACCATAAGCAGCAAAAATAACAAAGCTACCAAATAGAGCAGCGGTTGGAAGCAAATCTTTTTCCATGTACAGATATATAGAAACAATATCAATGACAATAAAATACAACCAATTCTCTAATACCTTTTGGGTAATCAAATAAGTAGCAAATACCGAAAATACTGTTGTAGCGCTATCAAGGTATGGGAAATGTGCAGGGGTATATGTTGCCATTAACCAACCTAAAGCTAGAGAAACTAACGTTAATACTAAAATGATAACGCTATGACGATTTAATGACCATTGACTGTATAGCAGCGCTTTTGTTTCAGTACTGTTATTTGAAGTACTATTTTGGTGCCAACAAAACCAGCCATATATCGCCATGAGTAAATAGTACAACTGTAATAAGCTGTCCATCCACAGATATACATTATAAAAAATAACCGTATACAACACAGTACTTATTATAGCGGCTGGCCAACACCAAATATTACCTTTTGCAGCTAAAACCACATAAAATATTGACGTTAGCACAGCGAGCAACTCAAATAATGGCAATGTAGTGAAATATTGTATAATTTCAGTTGTTGCACTCATTGAATTCGACATTACGATTCAGCTTCTACTACAGAGCGATCACCGCCTATAAACTTACAAATAAACACCGCAGCATTAAGTTTTTGATGTACATGCTTTATCTCAGCCATGACATGCGAGGTAGCAAGATCATAATCGCCAAATACTTGTGTACTCATACCATTGGTGACTACCGATAAACCATCGACTAAACGTAAACGTTTAATAAATGCCCATATTTCGGTTTTAAATTTATCTTCTGCTAATGGGTATAAACTAATCTCAATCGATATTTTCATAATAAATACTTAATAATATTGTTTAACAAAAAGATAAGGAACACGCTAGCCGTTGTAGATGCGTACTCCTTATACGTTATAATTTCAACTTAATGACTAACAGTTATTACACATAAACCATTATTTAACAACAAGTTGTTAACATTTTTATCTAAAAGTTATAATCAAATGTTGCACCAAAAACTGCTGGCTCAGCTAACTGATAATAAGCTTTAGCCGTGTATTCGTCTCTTGGATCATTACCAAAATAAAAGCCACGAGTCGCATAAGTTTCATCAAATAAGTTACGCGCCCATACTTTTACTTGCCAATCATCTTTAGTGTAACTTAGCGATAAGTTAACAACTTCAATTGCTTCTGACTTCTCTTGATGTGTGTCAGAGAATAAGAACTCATCTTTACCATCAACAGATACATTCAATAATAAGTGATCTGATAATTGATAGTTTAAACCAATGTTAAATTGATAACTCGGCGCGTGTGCTTGTTCATCACCCGATTTATCGTTACCGTCAGCATCTATAAAGCCATTATATTCAGTATCTAATAAACCTAAAGCTCCGTATATTTCAAGTTCAGGCGTTAACTGCCACCCTGCTTCAAGTTCAATGCCTATATTAGTGCCTGTTGCAGCGTTGCCTAAATATGAAACAAAGTCTGTGCTGCCATCTTCACGCAATTCTAGCGATGATGTACGCACTTGCATATCATCTCTGTCCATATAAAATAATGCGCTACGAACGTAAGCTTGATTATCTAATAAGTTAACTTTATACCCTACTTCGTAATTCCATAAATATTCAGGTGAAAACTCACGCAAGTTAGCCGGTAAAGTACCTTCGGTATTTGCACCACCTGCCTTGTAGCCTCTATTTATTGAACCGTAGAATAAATTATTCTTATCCATTTGATACGACAACACAACTTTACCGCCAACCATAGAATCGCTTGGAGAAAATTCAAGCATTTCAGCATCGGAGTAATCTGAATTTCTTCGCTCTAATCTTAAACCAGTTGTAAGACTTAACTTTTCATCAAGTTGGCTATCAAACTGAACAAATGCTGCAATATTATCGGTATCGAATGACGAGGTAAAATCGCTAGAAAGGTAAGTGTATTGGCGTAATAAATTGGTTTTTTCTTGCTTAAAATACAAGCCGGTAACCCAAGCGGTGGTGTTGTTAAAGATTTTTCCACTGGGCGCTGAAACAGCTCTAAGTTCAGCAGTGGCTGATGTTTTATCGCGAAAGTAATTATCCTCAGAACTGTATTCCCAGTCAGGGCGAATGCCAACAAAGGCCCAATCTTCATCATAGCCATAATCTAATGTTGAGTCGGCATAGCTGAGTATACTTTCAATGGTAAAATGATTAAAACCTTGATAAGTAAACGTTGTTGCTAAGGCTTTAGTGTCTTGACGATCAAAGCCAGGTTGGTCAGATAAAGTATGTCGATTATTATCGAGGGAGAAAGCATCATAACCGTTATCAAAATCGGCGACAAATGCCGTAAGATCAATCGTTAAGTCGTCAGTGGCTTTAATGGCCAATTTACCACGCATAGTAAATTCATCGCGATTGTTGGTGTCATCACGATTTAAAAAATCGTTTTCTATAAAACCATCGCTACTGTATTGCTCAAGAGCTAAACGGTAGTTTACTTTTTCAGTTGCTGGCCCTGATAAAACCAAACCCGCACTGTAGCTATCGTAATTACCCGCAGACAATCTTACTTTACCTTCAAAGGTATCTGTTGGTTGGTTTGATGTAATATTGATCATACCCGCCATGGCATTAGCACCAAAACGTGTACCTTGAGGTCCACGGTAAACCTCTACTTGTTCAACATCGAACGTTGACGCTATGCTGCCAACACTTGAAAAATCAATACCATCGATAATTAAACCCACTGATGGGTTGATCGGCTCTTTAAATTGGCTACGCTCACCAATACCGCGAATTTGATAATATCTAGCGCGTTGAGTACCACTAGAAAAATTAACATTAGGCGTGCGAGCAATTATTTCTTCAAGGTTTTGTGCGTTGCGTGCGTTAATTTCATCGCTCGCGATAACAGATAAAGAACTTGCGGTCTTTTGTAATGATGTTGCACGAAAATCGCCATTTATGGTGATAACTTCTGTTACTGGTTCAGCAGTATCGGTTGAAGTTTCTGCAGCAAATGTTGTTGAAGTAACAAGGCTAGTCAATATTGCTAAAGCAACAGGTGTTTTTATAAACGTCATTGTGATCTCATAAATTCGATTAGGAATACGCTATGGGATACGGCATGTGGGAGGGTAGCTTATGAGGTACAAACTGTAATAAATAGCTATTTCTACACTATAAGAGTGAAGCAACAAACATAACATTACAGAATGGAATACGATTAGCTTAACCATTCCTACGCCGGTACTATCCGGTTCAGGTTCTAAGGGTTCGCTATGCATCTCAGCCATCAAAATTATAAAAAAATTTCAGGCACCCCTTGGTTCGACATGCATACTAACAATATTTACTGGAAAGTACAGAGTAAATACTTTAAAAGATTTAAATAATAGGTGACTGCTTAACGTGAGTGAGATTGCGCTTATATATAACAATAAGGATTTAAAAGACTATAAAGAATAAAATTGTCCGATGAGGTGTGTTAACGGGTGAGGTACTCAAACTTGATACTAACTTATAACTATAAATATACTAAAATTAAGGCTAAAACCAATCAACTAATAGTATTAACTCATGTCAGGTTAATGGCATTAGTATTCATAAACAGCTCGCTTATTTCATGATTGGCTACCTCAAGCATTATCTATAGTCACATAGCTGTTCTAATGCTTGAGGTAAGAGCTCGACTATTTAATGTTCAACATTTTACCTAAGGGTTCACCGCCAACTAAGTGTAGGTGAATATGATAAACTTCTTGGCCACCATGTTGGTTACAGTTCATGATCAAACGATATCCGTCTTGTGCTATCCCCTCTTCTTTAGCGAGTTTTTTAGCAACACTGAACATTCGGCCAATGGTGAGTTCATCTTCTTGCTCAATATCATTAGCGGTTGCAATAAGCTTATTTGGAATAATGAGAATGTGGCTATTGGCTTGTGGAGAAATATCGCGAAATGCAGTGACAAGCTCATCCTGAAAAAGTAACGGGGTCGGTATTTCTTGGCGAATGATTTTAGAAAATATGGTTTCTTCTGCTGTGTTTTTATCAGCCATCAGTTTACCTTAATAATTGAGAATACATTTGTTGATTAGTTTAACGATAAGCTAAGCGAATAACAAAGGCTTATCATTCGCTTAGCGTAACTCATTTAAAAAATCTAATTAAGTACTCAGTGACTATATTAAATTAACTTAACTGCTTGATCAGTTTTTGTTTACCGTCTGATGTGAAACGTTTCATGTCTTCAACCAGTAAATAATTTACAGGTACTAAAATTAAGGTAATAAAGGTTGCAAATATTATCCCAAACCCCAGAGAAACGGCCATAGGTATCAAAAATTGTGCCTGTGTTGCTTTTTCGAATAATAATGGCATTAAACCAATAAAGGTGGTTAAAGACGTCAACATAACTGGGCGAAATCTTGATTGCGCCGCAATTAATACTGCGTCATACGCTCTAATGCCTGTGCGAACTTTAGCGTTTATAAAGTCGACTAACACTAAACTGTCGTTAACAACAACGCCGATCAAAGCCATTAACCCTAGTAAGCTCATAATGGTTAAATCCATCCCCATTATCCAATGACCAATAATCGCGCCGATGGCACCAAACGGTATTACTGACATAACAATGATCGGCTGTATGTAAGATTTAAACGGTATCGCTAATAAACAATATATGATAAAAAATACAAATAATAAGCCCCAAGCTAGACTGCTAAAAGAGTCTGCTTGTTCGCGTGCTTCACCTTCCAAACTATAAGAAACGCCAGGATACTTGCCCATTAGCTCGGTTAAAAACTGATTAAGGTCGGCATTTAACGTGGTCATATTAGTGGTGTTTTTATCAATATCCGCAGTAACATTAACCGTTCGATACCGGTCGATACGTTTAATAGCAGACGCACTTTTACCCGGTTTTAATATCGCTACATGCGATAACGGTACTTTGCCACCCGAAGGAGTATTTATCAGCATATCATTGAGTTTAGATATCGATTGCCGCTCTGATAATGGAAAGCGTAACATTACACGAACATCGTCACGCCCACGTTGAATGCGCTGAATTTCTGAGCCAAAGTAAGCGTCTCTAACTTGTCTGGTGACCCAAGCGTTACTCATGCCCATGGCATAACCTTGCGCCGTTAATTCTATTTGCAGCTCTTCTTTACCGTTAGATAAACTGTCAGCGATTTCAAAAGCGCTAGGATACGTTCGAATGCGGGTTTTAACTTCATCTGCGACTTGATTCAAGCTTTTTAAATCAGTTGCTGAAAGTTGTACATCAATAGGATCGCTGCCCCTGCCAATTTCGGCCCTAAAAGTAACACTTTCTGCGCCCGGTAATGGACCAATTAATTCCCGCCACTCATTGACTAATTGTGCTGTACCTACACCGCTGTCATTTTTATCTGCCGGCTGTATTTCAAAGCGTACTCGACCGCTGGCGTCGCTGGTGATAGCCAAGGTATTTAAAATCAAGCTATTACCATCGTCATCGCGGTATTTATCTTGTAATGTTTTGGCTGCATTCGACATTTTTTCAACATAAGAGTCAACGACATCAAAGCTAGTGCCTACTGGCATAGTAACGCTACCACGAGCAGTTTCACTCGCAATACGTGGGAAAAATACAAAGCGAGTCCAACCACTGGTAATGAATGCTAAGATCAAAATAAACATGCCAAAAAACAAAGCTACGGTAGTTAAACGATTACGAATAGCTATTGACAATAATGGTTTGTAATACTTAAGAATTGCGTTTTCAAAACCATCTGCAAAGCCTTGTTGCCAAACACTGAATTTTGATTGTTTTGTACTTTCACTGCGCAAACGCAGCGACTTTAAATGCGAAGGCAGTACAAATTTAGACTCTATTAAACTAAAAAGCAGTACTGGAATAACGATGATCGGGATTTGGGCAAACAATGCTCCCCGCTGTCCTTCAATAAACGCTAAGGGTAAAAATGCGGCTACCGTGGTTAAAATACCAAAGGTTACCGGTGTTGCCACTTCTTGAGTGCCCTTTATCGCTGCTTCTAAACCGCTAGCTGCCGTTTGCGTATGACGATAAATATTTTCTCCAGTCACTATGGCATCATCAACGACAATACCCAGCACTAGAATAAATCCAAATAAGCTCATGATATTTATTGAAATATCAAAAAATGGCATAACAATAAATGCCCCATAAAACTGATGGGAATACCAATAGACACCCAAAATGCTATCGAGGGACGTAAAAATAAGGTCAACAAGATCAGTACGAGAAAGCCACCTTGTAAAGCATTAGTGATCAGGGTGTTTAGGCGACTTTTTACAATTTCGGAATCATCATCCCAATAACTCAATACAAAACCTTGTGGCAGGCTACTTTGGCGCTCATCAATATAGTTTTTTACGGCATCAGCAACGTCAATCGCGCTTTGATTACCAATTCTATACACATCAATTAAAGCACCTTGCTGGCCATTAAAGCGAGCCCGTAAGGGAGTCTCTTCAAACCCATCATTAACTTGTGCAATATCTTCCAAATATAAAAACGTGCCATCAGTATTCGTTTTTATAACAATTTTTTCAAACTCGTCTCGACGATATACTTGTCCCTTATTACGTATTAGAACATCACCGCCATCAGTACGAACATTACCTGCAGAAATATCGACAGAGCTACTACTGATTGCTGTAGAAATTTCAGAAAGGGTTAATTGATATTGCTCTAATTTGCTTTGATTAATATCAATACTAATTTCATAGTCGCGAACAGCATCTAATGCTACT
The Colwellia sp. Arc7-D genome window above contains:
- a CDS encoding LytTR family DNA-binding domain-containing protein, which gives rise to MSKQLTTIIVDDEPLARKGLAVRLQEHQDIEIIAQCTNGRAALEAVRAYQPDLIFLDIQMPGLNGFEVVEAIIEQGLHLPMVVFVTAYDQYAMQAFEVHAQDYLLKPADEQRLAQTLDKIRQNISSEVNAKHKSKLVRLVSDVTGNDCEKILQELENNEPVSISSYSDVLAIKDAGEVSRVPVKDILWIDAAGDYMCVHTHDSTHILRKTMKQLEEVLDPRRFLRSHRSTIVNKTYINKFCSQLNGEYYLVMSNGKELKVSRSYKEKVKKAVTA
- a CDS encoding HIT domain-containing protein, whose translation is MADKNTAEETIFSKIIRQEIPTPLLFQDELVTAFRDISPQANSHILIIPNKLIATANDIEQEDELTIGRMFSVAKKLAKEEGIAQDGYRLIMNCNQHGGQEVYHIHLHLVGGEPLGKMLNIK
- a CDS encoding phosphotransferase yields the protein MQQQTLSQMLCQLPCFKKLKVTDINEINTGLSQPCFRVEYKNNFYFAKYVSPNSTEALASQIAANHNISPHVVYVGNNWLITEFIVGEGLDTVIQSEVAKIATMLTLLSRCHRIDYALQYNALEPLDNLQTTNQLNLESVDQKTTKIQIPTLDISNTISELFENITCNDVLLNNLMSLSKVLQQNLTNVNITLGSIEQVLCHGDANFSNAMQLKYPQLNSVAVHKLIDFECACIAPVDFDLAMLMAVNEIERAKIALINDQYISINQAHLATNNIADIVDNSLVNKQCMPIPSIFLVTRYYDLSILINCLWYLSKYKDTSQVKYKILAKKQIMLLPMCHPQVNNILDEMR
- a CDS encoding TonB-dependent receptor, which produces MTFIKTPVALAILTSLVTSTTFAAETSTDTAEPVTEVITINGDFRATSLQKTASSLSVIASDEINARNAQNLEEIIARTPNVNFSSGTQRARYYQIRGIGERSQFKEPINPSVGLIIDGIDFSSVGSIASTFDVEQVEVYRGPQGTRFGANAMAGMINITSNQPTDTFEGKVRLSAGNYDSYSAGLVLSGPATEKVNYRLALEQYSSDGFIENDFLNRDDTNNRDEFTMRGKLAIKATDDLTIDLTAFVADFDNGYDAFSLDNNRHTLSDQPGFDRQDTKALATTFTYQGFNHFTIESILSYADSTLDYGYDEDWAFVGIRPDWEYSSEDNYFRDKTSATAELRAVSAPSGKIFNNTTAWVTGLYFKQEKTNLLRQYTYLSSDFTSSFDTDNIAAFVQFDSQLDEKLSLTTGLRLERRNSDYSDAEMLEFSPSDSMVGGKVVLSYQMDKNNLFYGSINRGYKAGGANTEGTLPANLREFSPEYLWNYEVGYKVNLLDNQAYVRSALFYMDRDDMQVRTSSLELREDGSTDFVSYLGNAATGTNIGIELEAGWQLTPELEIYGALGLLDTEYNGFIDADGNDKSGDEQAHAPSYQFNIGLNYQLSDHLLLNVSVDGKDEFLFSDTHQEKSEAIEVVNLSLSYTKDDWQVKVWARNLFDETYATRGFYFGNDPRDEYTAKAYYQLAEPAVFGATFDYNF
- the pnuC gene encoding nicotinamide riboside transporter PnuC, whose translation is MSNSMSATTEIIQYFTTLPLFELLAVLTSIFYVVLAAKGNIWCWPAAIISTVLYTVIFYNVYLWMDSLLQLYYLLMAIYGWFCWHQNSTSNNSTETKALLYSQWSLNRHSVIILVLTLVSLALGWLMATYTPAHFPYLDSATTVFSVFATYLITQKVLENWLYFIVIDIVSIYLYMEKDLLPTAALFGSFVIFAAYGYWQWRKQFRLQFRQQHNDMCINSSVTE